A window of Bradyrhizobium sp. AZCC 1719 genomic DNA:
CTGCCGCAGCCGATCTTTGTGCCGATACCGGTCTATGTGAGGCCGCCGCGCTATGTCGCGCCGCCGCCGAACAACATCATCTTTGCCAACATCCACAACCGGACCGTGATCAACAACGTCATCAACAGGCCGCAGCCCGCTTTGCCTGCGGCGGGACTTGGCGACAGGGGACGTCCCGGCTCCCCGGCGGCGATGGTTAGGCCGGGGCAGGGAAGTGCCACGCCGACGCTGCCTCCTGCCGTGGCGCAACGGGCCACGCTGATCCAGCAGGGCAAAGCGCCGGTGCCGCCAAGTGCCGCGATCAATCCTGCCGTGAGGACCGGTTTACCCGGCGCACCGGCCGCCGGGCAGACCGGACGGCCGGGCGCGGTGCAGCCGGCGAACGCACCAGCCGCGCTGCCGTCGACACAGCCCCCGCCGAGGACCAACGCCCTGCCGGTTCCGGGCGCCAGGGGCGCGCCACCCACGCCCCCAAGCGCCGCCGTCAATCCGAACGCAAGGCCAGCGCCGGGTGCGTCGCGCCTGGGAACAGCGGCGCCCACCGCGCCATCAAGGCCGGCTGCTGCGGTTGCGCCAAAACCTCAACTGCAACCCGAGCTGCGGCGTGGCACGCCACCGTCTGCAGTGAATGTGGCAAGGCCCCCGCCACCGCCGGCAGCGCGTGTAGCTCCGGCACCGCCCCCGCCCAGGATGGCCGCGCCGCCTCCACCGGCGAGAATGGCCGCACCGTCGCCTCCACCCAGGATGGCTGCGCCGCCGGCCCCTCCGCCGCGGATGGCTGCACCGCCGGCACCGCCGCCGCGCATGGCCGCACCCCCATCGCCGCCGCCGCGGATGGCCGCGCCGCCACCGCCTCCACCAAGGATGGCCGCACCACCCCCGCCACCCGCGCGTATGGCCGCGCCACCGCCGGCGATGGCTGCACCGCGTGCGGCGCCGGCTCCGGCGGCCGCGGCCAGGGGGTGCCCGCCGGGGCGATGCTGATTGTTAGCCGGCCAGATCCCCCGGGTCTGGCCGGAGCGGCCCTAAAACGCTGATCTGGAAGACCGAAAAACCGGCCGTATTTCCTTGCTTCCGGCTGGAATCCGGCTATATAGCGCGCCATCTCACACGGAAACATGGCTCTCAAAGGCCGTCCGGTGGCAACCGGGCCAGTCAGGCTCGTTTGCTCACACGTTTCCGGAGGAACCAACCGGAGAACTACTACTATGGCGCTACCCGATTTCTCTATGCGTCAGCTCCTCGAAGCTGGCGTCCACTTTGGCCACCAATCGCACCGCTGGAATCCGAAGATGGCGGATTACATTTTCGGTGCCCGCAACAACATCCACATCATCGACCTCGCCCAGACCGTGCCGATGCTTCATCGCGCGCTGCAGGCGGTTTCCGACACGGTTGCCAAGGGCGGCCGCATCCTGTTCGTCGGCACCAAGCGCCAGGCGCAGGACGGCGTTGCCGAGGCGGCCAAGCGCTCGGCGCAGTATTTCGTCAATTCGCGCTGGCTCGGCGGCACGCTGACCAACTGGAAGACGATTTCGGGATCGATCAAGCGCCTGCGTCACCTCGATGAGGTGCTGTCGTCGGGCGAGGCCAACTCCTACACCAAGAAGGAGCGGCTGACGCTGCAGCGCGAGCGCGACAAGCTCGACCGCTCGCTCGGCGGTATCAAGGACATGGGCGGTCTTCCCGACATGATCTTCGTGATCGACACCAACAAGGAAGACATCGCGATCCAGGAAGCGCAGCGGCTCAACATTCCCGTTGCCGCGATCGTCGACACCAACTCGGACCCCAAGGGCATCACCTTCGTGGTGCCGGGCAATGACGACGCCGGCCGCGCCATTTCGCTGTATTGCGACCTGATTGCCCGCGCCGCCATCGACGGCATTTCGCGCGCGCAGGGCGACTCCGGCATCGATATCGGCGCCGCCGTTCAGCCGGTCCGCGAGGAAGTTCCGGCAGCGCCCCAGCCGACCGGCTTCCAGGGACTGGCCGGTCCGCGCGGCACCGCCGACAACCTCAAGAAGCTCACCGGCGTGTCGGGTACGATCGAGAAGAAGCTCAACGACCTCGGCATCTTCCATTACTGGCAGCTTGCCGAACTCGACCACGACACCGCGCACAAGATCGGTGAAGAGGTTGGTCTTCCGAGCCGGGCCGATGCCTGGGTCGCCCAGGCCAAGACGCTGACCGCGGAAGCGGAATAATTGGTTCGCCGCGTGGCCGGGTCTTCCGGCCGCCGGTCCTGCTCCCCAGATACGGCATTCCCTGTAGCTGACGACGGCACGGCGCAAAGCGCGCGCCGCGCCCGCAGCTCACAGGCAAGAAGGATATTCGACGATGGCAACGATCACTGCGGCAATGGTCAAGGAACTGCGCGAGTCGACTGGCGCAGGCATGATGGACTGCAAGGCAGCGCTCACCGAAACCGCGGGCGACATGCAGGGTGCCCAGGACTGGCTGCGCAAGAAGGGCCTCTCGAAGGCCGCGAAGAAGGCCGGCCGCGTCGCGGCCGAAGGCCTGATCGGCGCGGTCACCTCGGGCGTCAAGGGCGTCGTGGTCGAAGTCAATTCCGAGACGGATTTCGTCGCCCGCAATGAGCAGTTCCAGGGTCTCGTCAAGATGATCGCGCAGGTCGCGCTTGACGTTGGCGCCGACGTCGAGAAGATCAAGGCGGCGAAGGTCGGCAGCGTCACGGTCGAAACCGCGATTTCGGACGCGATCGCCACCATCGGCGAGAACATGACGCTGCGCCGTGCCGCCTCACTCGAGGTCGGCAAGGGCGTGGTGTCGAGCTACATCCATGGCGCCGTAATCGATGGCGCCGGCAAGATGGGCGTGCTGGTCGCGCTTGAATCAACCGGCAAGACCGATGAACTCGCGCATCTCGGACGTCAGCTTGCGATGCATGTGGCTGCGACCAATCCGCAGGCGCTGGATCCGTCCGGCCTCGACCCCGAGATCGTGAAGCGCGAAAAGGACGTGCTGGCCGACAAGTATCGCCAGCAGGGCAAGCCGGAAAACGTGATCGAGAAGATCGTCGAGTCCGGCCTGAAGACCTATTACAAGGAAGTCTGTCTGTTGGAGCAGGCGTTCATCCACGACGAAAAGGGCAAGTCGGTCGCGCAAGCTCTGAAGGAAGCCGAAGGCAAGATCGGCGCGCCTGTGAAGATTGCCGGATTTGTGCGCTATGCTCTCGGCGAGGGAATCGAAAAGCAGGAATCCGATTTCGCAGCCGAAGTCGCGGCGGCCAGCGGCAAGAAGTAACCGCTGCGGTCACAGTCTTCCGGCGCAAATGCGCCGGAAGTCGCCTGCGCGGGAGAGGGAAGCGTAAGCAATGGCTGAGCCGGTCTATCGTCGCGTCGTGATCAAGCTCTCAGGCGAGTATCTCGCAGGTGGCCATTTCTTCGGCATCGACCAGCCTACCGTTGACCGCATCGCCGACGACCTGATCGCGGCCCACAAGCTCGGCGTCGAGGTGGCCGTCGTGATCGGTGGCGGCAACATCGTTCGCGGCGTGGAGGTGTCCTCGCGCGGCGTTTCGCGCCCGACCGGCGACACCATGGGCATGCTCGCCACCGTGATGAACTGCCTGGCGCTGGAGGCTGCCATCGAGCGCAAGGGGGCGCCGGCGCGGACCCTGTCGGCGTTCGTAATGCCTGAGATTTCCGAGGTCTTCACCCGCACTGCAGCGCACAAATATCTCGCGGATGGACGAATCGTCCTGCTCGGTGGTGGAACCGGCAATCCATTCTTCACCACCGACACCACGGCGGTGTTGCGGGCGGCCGAGATCGGCGCGCAGGCGGTGCTCAAAGCCACCAATGTCGACGGCGTTTACAGCGCCGACCCCAAAAAGGACCCGTCCGCCAAGCGTTTTGATCGGCTGACGCATTCGCAGGCGATCGCCGGCGACTACAAGGTGATGGACGCGACTGCATTCGCGCTTGCCCGCGAGACGTCACTGCCTATCATCGTATTCTCGATCGCCGAGCCGGGTTCGATCGGCGCGATCCTGCGCGGGACCGGCCACGGCACGGTGGTTGCCGGCTGATAGGCCGGTTGCAGTTTCGAACCGCGGCTTCAAGACGCCAGCGGCTGGTTTCCAAGGAGGGGAGAGCGTTATGCCCACGCCCGGTTTTGACATCAACGAATTGAAGCGCCGCATGCAAGGCGCCACCCATGCGCTCAAGCACGAGCTCGGTGGCTTGCGGACCGGCCGCGCGGCGGCGTCCATGCTGGAGCCGGTGCAGGTCGAGGCTTACGGCTCGCACATGCCGCTCAACCAGCTCGCCACCGTCAGCGTGCCCGAGCCGCGGCTGCTTTCCGTCCAGGTGTGGGATAAGTCGATGGTGAAAGCCGTGGAGAAGGCGATCGTCGATTCCAATCTCGGCCTCTCGCCCGCGACCGAAGGGCAGGTGCTGCGCCTGCGGATTCCCGAGCTTAACGAGGAACGGCGCAAGGAACTGGTGAAGGTCGCGCATAAATACGCCGAGGCGGCCAAGGTTGCCGTTCGCCACGTCCGTCGCGACGGCCTGGATATCGTCAAGAAGCTCGAGAAGAATCACGAGATTTCCGAAGACGATCAGGAGCGGCTCGCCAACGAGGTGCAGAAGGCGACCGACGGAACGATTGCGGAAATCGATCAGTTGCTGGCGGCGAAGGAAAAGGAAATCCTCACCGTTTGATGGCAACGTTTAAGAGTTGAGACTGGCCCTGGAATTCAGATAATGCCGAACGCCGCCGCCCCCGCTACGGAAGGACCGGATCGCTCCGTCCCGTTGCATGTGGCGATCATCATGGACGGAAATGGGCGCTGGGCGGCAGCGCGCGGCTTGCCGCGCGCCGAAGGCCACCGCCGCGGCGTCGAGGCGCTACGCCGCGTCGTTCGCGCCGCCCATGAACTCGGCGTGCTCTATCTGACGATCTTTTCGTTCAGCTCTGAAAACTGGTCGCGGCCGGCGACCGAAATCGGCGATCTGTTCGGATTGCTCCGCCGCTTCATCCGCAACGATCTGGCGACGCTGCACCGCGACGGCGTGCGCGTGCGCGTGATCGGCGAACGAGAGGGGCTGGAGCCCGATATCTGCACGCTCTTGAACGAGGCCGAGGAACTGACGAGAGGCAACACCAAGCTCAATCTCGTGGTCGCGTTCAATTACGGATCGCGCCAGGAAATCGCCGGCGCTGCCCAACGGCTGGCGCGTGAAGTCGCGGAGGGCAAGCGCGATCCCGCCTCGATCGATGCCGATACGCTCGGCCGCTATCTCGATGCACCTGACATTCCCGATCCCGACCTGATCATCCGCACCAGCGGCGAACAGCGGCTGTCGAACTTCCTGATGTGGCAGGCGGCCTATAGCGAACTTGTGTTCGTGCCGATCCACTGGCCGGATTTCGACAAGGCCGCGCTCGAAAGCGCCATTGCCGAATATGCGAGACGGGAACGCCGCTTCGGCGGTCTGGTTGCGAAAACCGGATCGTGACCGACCCCGAGCCCTCGCCGGCGGCAGCAAGCGCGCCCGATTCGCGCAATCTGGTGATGCGGATCGCCGCCGCCGCGGTGTTGATCCCGCTTGCGGTCGCCATTGCCTATGCGGGCGGTTGGCTGTGGGCCGCGCTGGTGACGCTGGCGGCCGTCGGCCTGTTCGTCGAATGGCTCGCGATCGTGGGCCTCGCCGGGGCAACGCGTGTGATCGTCCCGGGCGTGGCCGCGCTTGCGCTCGGCGGGGTTTGCTTTGCGCTCGGCCGGCTCGATGCCGCCCTGATCGTGCTCGGCATCGGCTTTGTAGCGGTCGTGTCAATCGCGCCGGAGCGGCGGAACTGGGCGGCGGCCGGATTTCTGTACGCGGCGGCGGCCGAGATTGCCTCGGTGCTGGTGCGTCTGGATTCCGTGAAGGGTTTTGCCGCCCTGATGTTCGTGCTGCTGATCGTGTGGGTGACCGATAGTGGCGGCTATTTCGCGGGCCGCGGTATTGGCGGACCGAAACTGTGGCCGCGCGTCAGCCCGAAAAAGACCTGGGCCGGCGCCGTCGGCGGGTTTGCCGCCAGTCTGGCCGTGGCAGGCGGATTTGTCGCCTTCGGTCTCGGTAAGATGGGACCGCTATTGATGCTTTCGGCGGCCCTTTCGGTGGTTTCGCAGCTCGGCGACCTCTTCGAATCCGCCGTGAAGCGCCGTTTTGGCGTAAAGGACTCAAGTCACATCATTCCCGGCCACGGCGGACTAATGGATCGTCTGGACGGGTTTGTCGCAGCCGTTGTCGTGGCGGCACTTTTCGGCTTTCTGCGGGCCGGCGCCGATGGCGTCGGTCGCGGTCTTATGGTTTGGTGAAACGATGAGCGCAGTTCCATTGCGTAACAACAAGGCCGCTTGGTCGGATGCGCGCACCGTCACGGTGCTCGGCGCCACCGGCTCCATCGGCGACAGCACCATGGATCTGCTGCGCGGCGCGCGCGACCGCTATCAGGTCGAGGCGCTGACTGCGAATTCCAATGTCGAAGCGCTGGCCAGGCTCGCGAAGGAATTCGGCGTACGATTCGCGGCGATCGCCGACCCCGCGCGGCTTGGCGAACTGAAGGATGCGCTGGCAGGCACGAATATCGAATGCGGCGCCGGCGAAAGCGCGATCATCGAGGCCGCGGCGCGTCCCGCCGACTGGGTGATGGCGGCGGTGAGCGGCGCGGCCGGGCTGAAGCCCGCGCTCGCTGCGGTCGACCGCGGCGCCGCCGTCGCATTGGCGAACAAGGAATGCCTGGTGTGTGCCGGCGATTTCTTCATGCAGCGCGCGGCGAAGGCCGGCGCCTGCATCCTGCCGGCGGATTCCGAACACAACGCGCTGTTTCAGGCGCTCTCTTCCGGCAATCGCGAGGAATTGGTGCGCGTGATCATCACCGCATCCGGTGGCCCGTTCCGCACCTGGGCGCCGGCCGACATCGAGCAGGCGACGCTTGAGCAGGCCTTGAAGCATCCGAACTGGAGCATGGGCCAGAAGATCACCATTGATTCGGCCTCGATGATGAACAAGGGCCTCGAAGTCATCGAAGCCTCCTATCTGTTCGCGCTCTCGGCTGACGAGATCGACGTCCTCGTGCATCCGCAGTCGATCATCCACGGCATGGTCGAATTCTCCGATCGCTCTGTGGTTGCGCAGCTTGGCGCGCCCGACATGCGCATCCCGATCGCGCACTGCCTTGGATGGCCCGATCGAATCGTTGGCCCGTCGGCCAGGCTGGACCTCGCAAAAATCGGCCAGCTCACGTTCGAGGCGCCGGACTTCGAGCGGTTCCCGGGCTTGCGGCTGGCCTACGAGGCGTTACGTACAGGACGTGGCGCGACCACGGTATTCAATGCCGCCAATGAGGTGGCGGTGGCGGCGTTCATTGCCGGAAAGATCAAATTCGGATCGATCGCGCGCCTCGTCGAAGCCACCATCAACGACTGGATTCGTGCCGGGAACCTTGCGCCTTTGAGCTCGGCCGACGACGCGATCTCCGTTGACCATAACGCGCGAAATCGAGCCGCCTCCCTATTGCCTCAAATTGCCTTAAAGGCATCCTAGAGGGTTGGGGACGGAGCCATCGGCTCTTGTCGAGGGGAATCTGATGTCAGAGTTTTTTCTAAGCAGTTTCAGTACGTTGGGCCACGGGCTCATCGGCTACATCATTCCCTTTTTGTTCGTTCTGACCATCGTCGTGTTCTTCCATGAATTCGGCCACTTCCTGGTCGCCCGCTGGGCGGGCGTGAAGGTGTTGACGTTCTCGCTCGGGTTCGGGCCGGAACTTGCCGGCTTCAACGACCGTCACGGCACGCGCTGGAAGATCTCCGCGATCCCGCTAGGCGGCTACGTGAAGTTCTTCGGCGACGAATCGGAAGCCTCGACGCCGGCATCGGCCGAATCGCTCGCCCGCATGAGCGACGAAGAGCGCGCGGGCAGTTTCCATCACAAGAAAGTCGGCGCGCGTGCAGCCATCGTGGCCGCCGGTCCGATCGCGAATTTCATTCTGGCGATCGTCATTTTCACCTGTCTCTTCACCTTCTTTGGCAAGCCGAGCACGACGGCACGCGTCGACAAGATCGAAGCCAGCAGCGCCGCCGAGC
This region includes:
- the pyrH gene encoding UMP kinase, producing the protein MAEPVYRRVVIKLSGEYLAGGHFFGIDQPTVDRIADDLIAAHKLGVEVAVVIGGGNIVRGVEVSSRGVSRPTGDTMGMLATVMNCLALEAAIERKGAPARTLSAFVMPEISEVFTRTAAHKYLADGRIVLLGGGTGNPFFTTDTTAVLRAAEIGAQAVLKATNVDGVYSADPKKDPSAKRFDRLTHSQAIAGDYKVMDATAFALARETSLPIIVFSIAEPGSIGAILRGTGHGTVVAG
- a CDS encoding phosphatidate cytidylyltransferase encodes the protein MRIAAAAVLIPLAVAIAYAGGWLWAALVTLAAVGLFVEWLAIVGLAGATRVIVPGVAALALGGVCFALGRLDAALIVLGIGFVAVVSIAPERRNWAAAGFLYAAAAEIASVLVRLDSVKGFAALMFVLLIVWVTDSGGYFAGRGIGGPKLWPRVSPKKTWAGAVGGFAASLAVAGGFVAFGLGKMGPLLMLSAALSVVSQLGDLFESAVKRRFGVKDSSHIIPGHGGLMDRLDGFVAAVVVAALFGFLRAGADGVGRGLMVW
- the tsf gene encoding translation elongation factor Ts, translating into MATITAAMVKELRESTGAGMMDCKAALTETAGDMQGAQDWLRKKGLSKAAKKAGRVAAEGLIGAVTSGVKGVVVEVNSETDFVARNEQFQGLVKMIAQVALDVGADVEKIKAAKVGSVTVETAISDAIATIGENMTLRRAASLEVGKGVVSSYIHGAVIDGAGKMGVLVALESTGKTDELAHLGRQLAMHVAATNPQALDPSGLDPEIVKREKDVLADKYRQQGKPENVIEKIVESGLKTYYKEVCLLEQAFIHDEKGKSVAQALKEAEGKIGAPVKIAGFVRYALGEGIEKQESDFAAEVAAASGKK
- the dxr gene encoding 1-deoxy-D-xylulose-5-phosphate reductoisomerase, with protein sequence MSAVPLRNNKAAWSDARTVTVLGATGSIGDSTMDLLRGARDRYQVEALTANSNVEALARLAKEFGVRFAAIADPARLGELKDALAGTNIECGAGESAIIEAAARPADWVMAAVSGAAGLKPALAAVDRGAAVALANKECLVCAGDFFMQRAAKAGACILPADSEHNALFQALSSGNREELVRVIITASGGPFRTWAPADIEQATLEQALKHPNWSMGQKITIDSASMMNKGLEVIEASYLFALSADEIDVLVHPQSIIHGMVEFSDRSVVAQLGAPDMRIPIAHCLGWPDRIVGPSARLDLAKIGQLTFEAPDFERFPGLRLAYEALRTGRGATTVFNAANEVAVAAFIAGKIKFGSIARLVEATINDWIRAGNLAPLSSADDAISVDHNARNRAASLLPQIALKAS
- a CDS encoding 30S ribosomal protein S2, producing MALPDFSMRQLLEAGVHFGHQSHRWNPKMADYIFGARNNIHIIDLAQTVPMLHRALQAVSDTVAKGGRILFVGTKRQAQDGVAEAAKRSAQYFVNSRWLGGTLTNWKTISGSIKRLRHLDEVLSSGEANSYTKKERLTLQRERDKLDRSLGGIKDMGGLPDMIFVIDTNKEDIAIQEAQRLNIPVAAIVDTNSDPKGITFVVPGNDDAGRAISLYCDLIARAAIDGISRAQGDSGIDIGAAVQPVREEVPAAPQPTGFQGLAGPRGTADNLKKLTGVSGTIEKKLNDLGIFHYWQLAELDHDTAHKIGEEVGLPSRADAWVAQAKTLTAEAE
- a CDS encoding isoprenyl transferase — encoded protein: MPNAAAPATEGPDRSVPLHVAIIMDGNGRWAAARGLPRAEGHRRGVEALRRVVRAAHELGVLYLTIFSFSSENWSRPATEIGDLFGLLRRFIRNDLATLHRDGVRVRVIGEREGLEPDICTLLNEAEELTRGNTKLNLVVAFNYGSRQEIAGAAQRLAREVAEGKRDPASIDADTLGRYLDAPDIPDPDLIIRTSGEQRLSNFLMWQAAYSELVFVPIHWPDFDKAALESAIAEYARRERRFGGLVAKTGS
- the frr gene encoding ribosome recycling factor — its product is MPTPGFDINELKRRMQGATHALKHELGGLRTGRAAASMLEPVQVEAYGSHMPLNQLATVSVPEPRLLSVQVWDKSMVKAVEKAIVDSNLGLSPATEGQVLRLRIPELNEERRKELVKVAHKYAEAAKVAVRHVRRDGLDIVKKLEKNHEISEDDQERLANEVQKATDGTIAEIDQLLAAKEKEILTV